In Microbulbifer sp. GL-2, the following are encoded in one genomic region:
- a CDS encoding 3TM-type holin has protein sequence MAFDPLTAIFDAGKMAIERIWPDPVKRAEEVRKLEELRQKGDLAELDARVQLLLGQLKVNEAEARHKSIFVAGWRPWIGWVGGLALAYQFVLYPLLCWVWAIYSAKGSILTGVTPPPVLETGALFSMITAMLGIGAMRSYDKNRGTQTDNL, from the coding sequence ATGGCTTTTGACCCACTAACGGCAATTTTTGATGCCGGGAAGATGGCCATTGAACGTATATGGCCTGACCCGGTTAAACGTGCTGAGGAAGTGCGGAAGCTGGAAGAACTGAGACAGAAGGGTGACTTGGCAGAACTTGATGCTCGGGTTCAATTACTCCTGGGCCAGTTGAAGGTTAACGAAGCTGAGGCGAGACACAAAAGCATATTCGTTGCTGGCTGGCGTCCCTGGATTGGCTGGGTTGGGGGCTTGGCTCTCGCTTATCAGTTTGTTTTATATCCATTGCTCTGTTGGGTCTGGGCTATCTACAGCGCTAAGGGCTCAATACTTACAGGGGTGACTCCACCGCCAGTGCTAGAAACTGGTGCACTGTTCTCAATGATAACGGCCATGCTCGGTATAGGTGCTATGCGCTCATACGATAAAAACCGAGGTACCCAGACGGACAATCTCTAA
- a CDS encoding GDCCVxC domain-containing (seleno)protein codes for MAIAINRTSTITCPKCGSKHTETMPIDACQWFYECKKCGELLSPKKGDCCVFCSYGTAPCPPVQQDGKSCCSS; via the coding sequence ATGGCGATAGCTATAAATAGAACGTCTACGATTACCTGTCCAAAGTGTGGTTCCAAACACACGGAAACTATGCCTATAGATGCTTGCCAGTGGTTTTATGAATGTAAAAAATGTGGTGAGTTACTAAGCCCTAAGAAGGGCGATTGCTGTGTATTTTGCTCTTACGGAACGGCTCCATGCCCGCCAGTTCAGCAGGATGGGAAGTCTTGTTGTTCTTCCTAG
- a CDS encoding GNAT family N-acetyltransferase, with protein MEISFLADMPNESLKIAQWYFDEWAYTVPGVTVDMVHQKVLEKSKSRMEIPLILLVHEDKELAGVAELKLRENVNHPEYEHWIGGIYVSPSHRGKGYASSLISKAKSHASELGIKSLYLQCEDHNIDLYLKHDFKVLHNSEHNSVKTTIMVHGTNA; from the coding sequence ATGGAAATTTCATTCTTAGCAGATATGCCAAATGAGTCTTTAAAAATTGCTCAGTGGTATTTTGATGAGTGGGCTTATACAGTTCCAGGCGTAACCGTTGATATGGTTCATCAAAAAGTACTAGAAAAATCTAAAAGCAGAATGGAGATTCCGTTAATACTCCTTGTTCATGAAGATAAGGAGTTGGCGGGAGTTGCAGAATTAAAGCTCAGAGAAAACGTTAATCATCCTGAATACGAGCATTGGATTGGCGGGATTTATGTCTCTCCAAGCCATAGAGGCAAAGGTTACGCTTCATCCCTAATTTCAAAAGCTAAATCACATGCATCCGAGCTCGGTATAAAATCATTATATCTGCAGTGCGAAGATCACAATATCGACTTATACCTAAAGCATGACTTTAAGGTCCTGCATAATTCAGAGCATAACTCGGTAAAAACCACAATTATGGTGCACGGTACAAATGCATAA
- a CDS encoding IS110 family transposase gives MEPQEINVGIDTSSKQLDIFVRPTGQFFSVTNDKDGIKDAIKQLQPLKPKRVLIESTGRLELEFVCAAHKAGLPIVVCNPSQVRNFAKSAGRLAKTDKLDAVDIAHFGEAMKPRLSSIKPEKLRNISDLLAVRSQCLEMGTMQKNRLKRMPKSVHKPIQAILKAIKKELEVIDKQLDKLVSSIAEWRQKRDLLLSAKGVGNVLAYTLMSELPELGKLNRKEIAALVGIAPMNRDSGSFQGKRYIRGGRHRVRTVLFVSIMSAIQCHPKLKPMYKRLVDAGKPKKVALIACMRKQLTILNTMVKNNTYWDENMA, from the coding sequence ATGGAACCTCAAGAGATCAATGTCGGTATCGATACTAGCAGCAAACAGCTCGATATCTTTGTGAGACCAACTGGCCAATTCTTTAGTGTTACCAATGATAAGGATGGTATTAAGGACGCCATTAAACAACTACAACCCCTTAAACCCAAAAGAGTACTTATCGAGTCCACAGGAAGGCTTGAACTGGAGTTTGTCTGTGCTGCCCACAAAGCAGGATTGCCGATAGTTGTTTGCAATCCTTCGCAGGTAAGAAACTTTGCAAAGTCAGCGGGGCGACTCGCCAAAACTGACAAGCTGGATGCTGTCGACATTGCTCACTTTGGGGAGGCAATGAAGCCGAGGCTATCGTCGATAAAACCTGAAAAATTGAGAAATATCAGTGACTTACTGGCTGTAAGAAGCCAGTGCTTGGAGATGGGCACCATGCAAAAGAACCGCCTTAAGCGAATGCCTAAATCTGTACACAAACCTATTCAAGCCATATTGAAAGCCATTAAAAAAGAGTTAGAAGTAATCGACAAGCAGCTGGATAAACTCGTTAGCAGTATTGCCGAGTGGCGACAAAAACGTGACCTATTGTTAAGTGCTAAAGGGGTCGGGAATGTGTTGGCCTACACCCTGATGAGCGAACTACCGGAATTGGGAAAACTGAACCGAAAAGAGATTGCTGCACTCGTTGGTATCGCCCCAATGAACCGAGATAGCGGCAGCTTCCAGGGTAAGAGATATATTCGAGGCGGAAGACATCGCGTACGCACAGTTCTGTTTGTTTCCATCATGTCGGCCATCCAGTGCCATCCTAAATTAAAGCCAATGTATAAACGCTTAGTCGACGCTGGCAAGCCTAAGAAAGTGGCCCTCATTGCATGTATGAGAAAGCAACTTACCATTCTGAATACGATGGTAAAAAACAACACATACTGGGATGAAAATATGGCTTAA
- a CDS encoding hexameric tyrosine-coordinated heme protein → MNQLPKEELTMIPGGSLITATPEEGRSLAMMIARHTIHNIQSDLDKLVAGREKYATDPDSLIAASQVVAIEFQTIAAANNYWK, encoded by the coding sequence ATGAATCAATTGCCAAAAGAAGAGTTAACTATGATACCTGGCGGGAGTTTAATCACCGCTACCCCAGAAGAGGGAAGATCCTTAGCGATGATGATTGCTCGCCATACGATCCATAACATCCAATCAGACCTTGATAAGCTTGTAGCCGGTCGTGAAAAATATGCAACTGATCCAGATAGTTTAATAGCTGCAAGCCAGGTTGTAGCAATTGAATTTCAAACCATTGCAGCAGCTAACAACTACTGGAAGTGA
- a CDS encoding IS3 family transposase, which yields MGNVPERSKAERFSFIALNRSDFGVRYLCRYLNVSPQGFYKWLNRDESTSDIENRRILGCIEAIYTQHDGNYGSPRISAELKAKGERINHKRVERLMREAGIVGKAGRIYRRRPLPGNPCIKVENLQREHGMPSKPDSQWAGDVTYLKINGQWQYLAVIIDLYSRKVLGWELSDTRTVELTLSALNKAVRRRNIESDLIFHSDRGSEYGAYAYQNRLKELGIEPSMNRPGFMNDNVYVESFFQTLKTESFKGFNFESVEELRANLAWYLDRYYNFKRRHGSLGFKSPDEYERMAA from the coding sequence GTGGGAAATGTACCTGAAAGATCCAAAGCCGAAAGATTCTCGTTCATAGCTCTTAATCGATCAGACTTTGGTGTCAGGTACTTATGTAGATACTTGAATGTTTCACCCCAAGGGTTTTATAAGTGGCTCAACCGCGATGAGAGCACTAGTGACATAGAAAATAGGCGAATTCTAGGGTGTATCGAAGCTATCTATACGCAGCATGATGGTAATTATGGAAGTCCAAGAATTAGCGCAGAACTGAAAGCTAAGGGTGAACGAATAAATCACAAACGCGTTGAACGCCTTATGAGAGAGGCTGGAATCGTGGGGAAAGCTGGAAGGATCTATCGTCGACGCCCTTTGCCTGGAAATCCTTGCATTAAGGTTGAAAATTTACAAAGAGAGCATGGTATGCCGAGTAAGCCAGACTCTCAATGGGCTGGTGATGTAACTTATCTGAAGATCAATGGGCAATGGCAATATTTAGCAGTGATTATTGATCTTTACTCCCGGAAAGTGTTGGGTTGGGAGCTATCGGATACTCGAACTGTTGAACTAACACTGTCAGCGCTAAATAAAGCCGTCCGTCGCAGAAATATAGAATCAGATCTAATATTTCACAGCGACCGAGGGTCTGAGTACGGTGCTTATGCATACCAAAACCGACTCAAAGAACTGGGTATTGAGCCGAGCATGAATCGTCCAGGATTTATGAATGATAATGTGTATGTAGAATCATTTTTTCAAACACTGAAAACTGAGAGTTTTAAAGGATTTAATTTTGAGTCCGTTGAGGAGCTAAGAGCTAACTTAGCTTGGTATCTTGATAGGTACTATAACTTTAAAAGAAGACATGGTTCACTTGGGTTCAAAAGCCCAGATGAATATGAAAGAATGGCCGCATAA
- a CDS encoding transposase: MPKILSEERVVEYSTEFKVRVVALTNQLKVDTTTIANIIGLHPIMVYRWRQESREGKLVEKPSRRISMTKTTKNWSQTDDKEIRRLKKQVEKLQKENDFLKKWEMYLKDPKPKDSRS; the protein is encoded by the coding sequence ATGCCGAAAATACTGAGTGAAGAGCGAGTTGTTGAATATTCAACAGAGTTCAAAGTTAGAGTGGTAGCTCTCACTAATCAACTGAAAGTAGATACGACTACTATCGCCAACATTATTGGTTTGCATCCAATAATGGTGTATAGATGGCGACAGGAAAGTAGAGAAGGCAAGCTGGTCGAGAAGCCCAGCCGTAGAATAAGTATGACAAAAACAACGAAAAATTGGTCTCAAACCGATGATAAAGAGATAAGACGTCTAAAAAAGCAGGTCGAGAAATTGCAAAAGGAGAATGATTTCCTAAAAAAGTGGGAAATGTACCTGAAAGATCCAAAGCCGAAAGATTCTCGTTCATAG
- a CDS encoding D-Ala-D-Ala carboxypeptidase family metallohydrolase produces the protein MFQNDYFTESELACRCCGKNYFKEETLKRLIRVRKRFAKPMIINSGYRCLVHNARLNATMTHATGQAVDVQVALGRAYRLIQIAQEEGFTGIGVKQKGQFKSRFLHLDDLEPILSERTRPTIWSY, from the coding sequence ATGTTCCAAAACGACTATTTCACTGAGTCGGAATTGGCCTGTCGTTGTTGTGGCAAAAATTATTTTAAAGAAGAAACGCTAAAGCGCCTGATAAGAGTCAGGAAGCGCTTTGCCAAGCCAATGATTATCAATTCCGGTTACCGCTGCCTAGTTCATAACGCTAGGCTAAACGCCACTATGACCCATGCCACCGGGCAGGCTGTTGATGTTCAAGTGGCCTTGGGTCGAGCTTACCGGTTAATTCAAATCGCCCAAGAGGAGGGCTTCACCGGTATAGGTGTAAAGCAGAAGGGACAGTTTAAAAGCCGGTTCCTTCACTTGGATGACCTTGAACCAATACTCAGCGAGCGCACCCGCCCCACAATCTGGAGCTACTAA
- a CDS encoding holin: MALNDAMRELPDKASYIIVVGAGTFAGWLSDNWLGLIGVVIAALGLAVNWYYSHQRHKLMKEQQNDQTQSQ, translated from the coding sequence ATGGCACTGAACGATGCGATGAGGGAACTACCGGATAAGGCTAGTTACATCATAGTGGTAGGTGCTGGCACATTTGCCGGCTGGCTCTCTGATAACTGGCTTGGTCTTATAGGCGTAGTGATAGCTGCACTGGGTTTGGCGGTGAATTGGTATTACTCACACCAACGGCACAAGCTTATGAAAGAGCAACAGAATGACCAGACGCAATCACAATAA
- a CDS encoding terminase small subunit yields the protein MTRRNHNNLTDKWQVFADAYLVDKDLNATKAYKLAYPKAAQRSAEVEAAKLLRKPEVAVYIDKAQKARSKRTQINADYVLNRLVEIDQMDVLDIIEDDGSLKAISEWPKVWRQYLGGMDLAEFWEGRGDDRQMIGVLKKIKWPDKTKNLELLGKHVNVQAFSEHREVKVTLQSLIDELVE from the coding sequence ATGACCAGACGCAATCACAATAATCTTACTGATAAGTGGCAGGTCTTCGCAGATGCCTATCTGGTTGATAAAGATCTAAATGCAACTAAGGCTTATAAGTTAGCCTACCCCAAAGCAGCTCAGCGCAGTGCAGAAGTAGAGGCGGCAAAACTCCTGAGAAAACCTGAGGTAGCTGTATATATCGATAAAGCGCAGAAAGCCCGCTCAAAACGCACTCAGATTAATGCGGATTATGTATTGAATCGCCTGGTTGAAATCGACCAGATGGATGTGCTGGACATTATCGAGGATGACGGCTCGCTTAAAGCTATCAGTGAGTGGCCAAAAGTCTGGCGGCAATACTTGGGAGGAATGGATCTTGCCGAATTCTGGGAAGGACGCGGCGATGATAGGCAGATGATTGGCGTACTCAAGAAGATCAAGTGGCCGGATAAAACGAAGAACCTGGAGCTTCTGGGTAAGCATGTGAACGTCCAGGCCTTTAGCGAACACAGAGAAGTAAAAGTTACTCTGCAATCGCTGATTGACGAGCTGGTTGAGTAG
- a CDS encoding portal protein, which produces MSFGIDYAESHDGLALKKLERFLDDVRVQPEWRSEADRACAYYDSNQITPEMRKVLESRGQPILIHNLMAPAIDGVLGLEARTRADWVVRPDDDDSVEVAAAINEKLNEAARMTRADKACADAFAGQVKCGLDWVEISRNSDPFAYPYRCKRVHRNEIFWDWHAEPDLSNARWLLRRRWADKDQVVFAFPGYKNLIEFACQGWDGFDTEYQLMQRDDLLGAYSDYTSTDMFLQDWWDSDRERALIYEVYYRHYVQRPVIFTRDGHVMEVQPRNRMHQALLTSGKVQVRNMAFPKMRLAYFIGPHRLVDVPSPHPHNNFPYVPFWGFREDNTSVPYGLGRRMMPAQNEVNVRRQKLTFLLNKVMVIKDEDALAGDLSDEDMLDEFYRADGVVNLNPNRRNKDKNAFRIEQETHVAAQQFSIMQEAQQIIQETAGVYSAFLGQESGAKSGVAIDSLVEQQGSTTLAELTDNYRFARQQVGEMLMAHVINDLSHRQDYEVARNVGTPDKTKIIVLNGSEGSGQPHSNLVTKAKLQVVLGDITSTPSYRAQVSQRMMELASSLPPELQMVMLDLIVESTDLPKRDEIVKRIREATGRGLDPDDMTPEQRARMEQEQQFEQAMKQLGLAEAQQKVAKLSAEARKLEAQAVGEEGKANMSESELRHLDMQTEKLIAEMKSIIADVALKRSQFRFQQKYGETG; this is translated from the coding sequence ATGTCCTTTGGAATTGACTATGCGGAAAGCCACGATGGCCTCGCGTTGAAAAAACTGGAGCGATTCCTTGATGATGTGCGGGTTCAGCCGGAATGGCGCAGTGAAGCGGACCGCGCCTGCGCTTACTACGATAGCAATCAGATTACTCCTGAAATGCGCAAGGTGCTGGAATCCCGCGGCCAGCCGATTCTGATTCACAACTTGATGGCGCCGGCGATTGATGGAGTTCTTGGTCTAGAGGCGCGTACCCGTGCGGATTGGGTAGTACGCCCTGACGATGACGACAGTGTTGAAGTGGCTGCAGCTATTAACGAAAAGCTCAATGAAGCGGCAAGGATGACACGGGCAGATAAGGCCTGTGCCGATGCCTTTGCCGGGCAGGTGAAGTGCGGCCTCGACTGGGTGGAGATATCCCGCAATAGCGACCCCTTCGCCTATCCCTATCGCTGCAAGCGTGTGCATCGCAATGAGATCTTTTGGGACTGGCATGCGGAACCGGATCTCTCCAATGCGCGATGGTTGTTGCGCAGGCGTTGGGCGGATAAAGATCAGGTGGTTTTTGCATTCCCCGGTTACAAAAACCTGATTGAGTTTGCCTGCCAGGGCTGGGATGGATTTGATACTGAATACCAGCTGATGCAGAGGGATGATTTACTGGGTGCTTACTCGGATTACACTTCTACCGATATGTTTTTACAGGATTGGTGGGACAGTGATCGGGAGCGTGCACTGATCTATGAGGTTTATTACCGCCACTATGTTCAGCGACCGGTGATATTTACCCGGGACGGCCATGTAATGGAAGTGCAACCGCGTAACCGAATGCATCAGGCATTACTCACCAGCGGTAAGGTGCAGGTGCGCAATATGGCATTTCCCAAGATGCGCTTGGCTTATTTTATCGGCCCTCATCGACTGGTGGATGTACCCAGTCCGCATCCACATAACAACTTTCCCTATGTGCCTTTCTGGGGTTTTCGTGAGGACAATACCAGTGTGCCCTATGGATTAGGGCGTCGCATGATGCCGGCACAGAATGAGGTGAATGTGCGTCGACAAAAGCTGACCTTTCTTTTAAACAAAGTGATGGTCATCAAGGATGAGGATGCACTCGCCGGGGATCTGTCCGATGAAGATATGCTCGATGAGTTTTACCGCGCCGATGGTGTGGTTAACCTAAATCCTAACCGCCGCAACAAAGACAAGAATGCATTCCGTATTGAACAGGAGACCCATGTTGCCGCCCAGCAGTTTTCCATTATGCAGGAGGCACAGCAGATTATTCAGGAGACTGCTGGAGTCTATTCGGCTTTTCTGGGCCAGGAGAGCGGAGCCAAGTCAGGCGTTGCCATAGATTCACTGGTAGAGCAGCAGGGCAGTACAACACTGGCGGAGCTCACTGATAACTATCGCTTCGCTCGGCAGCAGGTGGGTGAGATGCTGATGGCCCATGTAATTAATGATCTCAGTCACCGCCAGGACTATGAGGTAGCGCGCAATGTGGGCACTCCAGACAAAACCAAAATCATTGTGCTGAATGGCAGTGAAGGTTCTGGTCAGCCGCACTCCAACCTGGTTACTAAAGCCAAGCTGCAAGTTGTTTTGGGCGATATCACCAGCACGCCGAGTTATCGCGCTCAGGTTTCCCAGCGGATGATGGAGCTTGCCAGTAGTCTGCCACCAGAGCTGCAGATGGTGATGCTCGACTTAATTGTCGAGAGTACGGATTTACCCAAGCGCGATGAAATCGTGAAGCGTATTCGTGAAGCCACTGGGCGCGGTCTCGATCCCGATGATATGACACCCGAGCAGCGCGCGAGGATGGAGCAGGAACAGCAGTTTGAACAGGCAATGAAACAGTTGGGCTTGGCTGAGGCCCAGCAAAAGGTGGCCAAACTCTCTGCAGAAGCGCGCAAGTTGGAAGCCCAGGCCGTTGGGGAAGAGGGCAAGGCCAATATGTCCGAATCCGAATTGCGCCACCTGGATATGCAAACTGAAAAATTGATTGCCGAGATGAAGAGCATCATCGCCGATGTCGCTCTGAAGCGCTCGCAATTTCGATTCCAGCAGAAGTATGGAGAGACTGGATAA